In Streptomyces sp. NBC_00483, a single window of DNA contains:
- a CDS encoding RidA family protein produces the protein MSVHRFTPAGMLQPTPYHHVAVATGTRHVYVSGQIARTPDGTQVAPGDLAGQVTHALRNTATGLAGAGATFDDVVRLTFYVVRWAPEKIDAFMAGIGQVAGELGLDDRLPPASLIGVDHLFEPDVLVEVEATAVLD, from the coding sequence ATGTCCGTTCACCGTTTCACCCCCGCCGGCATGTTGCAGCCCACCCCCTACCACCACGTCGCCGTCGCGACCGGCACGCGCCATGTGTACGTGAGCGGTCAGATCGCCCGCACCCCGGACGGGACCCAGGTCGCACCGGGTGACCTGGCCGGCCAGGTCACCCACGCGCTGCGCAACACCGCGACCGGGCTCGCCGGGGCGGGCGCGACGTTCGACGACGTGGTGCGGCTGACGTTCTACGTCGTGCGGTGGGCGCCGGAGAAGATCGATGCGTTCATGGCCGGGATCGGCCAGGTGGCCGGGGAGTTGGGCCTGGACGACCGACTCCCCCCGGCCTCGCTGATCGGGGTCGACCACCTCTTCGAACCCGACGTACTCGTCGAGGTCGAGGCGACGGCGGTTCTCGACTGA
- a CDS encoding winged helix-turn-helix transcriptional regulator — MDTAPTPDSELRVTAPHRELLDQVLDKWSLSVLNELCERPSRFNELRRAIPAVTQKSLTATLRRLERNGIIERELLSSRPVAVEYRITPLGKTLRRPVDVLLDWARTHMPEIERARRTFDTE, encoded by the coding sequence ATGGATACCGCCCCCACCCCGGACAGCGAACTCCGCGTCACCGCCCCGCACCGGGAACTCCTCGACCAGGTGCTGGACAAGTGGTCGCTGAGCGTCCTCAACGAACTCTGCGAACGGCCCAGCCGGTTCAACGAACTGCGCCGCGCCATCCCCGCGGTGACACAGAAATCGCTCACCGCCACCCTTCGTCGGCTCGAGCGCAACGGCATCATCGAGCGCGAGCTGCTCAGCTCCCGCCCGGTCGCCGTCGAGTACCGGATCACACCCCTCGGCAAGACACTCCGTCGCCCGGTCGACGTACTGCTGGACTGGGCCAGGACCCATATGCCCGAGATCGAACGCGCACGCCGGACCTTCGACACCGAGTGA
- a CDS encoding D-alanyl-D-alanine carboxypeptidase family protein produces the protein MGSHARPNRLHKTGARFATVALFGAVLPITAGGIAQAATPAATHSAEQNEGTPAADTQDVPDIAADHAYLLDARDGSQEREMWAGAKADESVSMASTTKIMTAVVVLKHPEWLDRQVTVKQEYRDYVQANGASTADLQTGDKLTVRQLLHAMLIPSGGDAAMALADNYGVGSTTEARIADFERQMNAEAAQLGMTGTHFDSFDGISHGDNRSTARDLAKLGQRAMLQPVFADVVKQKKYEAEAPAANGHTRYYTWENTNDLLGTYDGALGIKTGSGEEAGYSLVFAAKRDNRTLVGAIIGADKEVFGDATKVLDWGFAH, from the coding sequence ATGGGTTCCCATGCCCGACCCAATCGGCTGCACAAGACCGGCGCGAGATTTGCGACGGTCGCGCTCTTCGGAGCCGTCCTGCCGATCACCGCCGGCGGCATCGCCCAGGCGGCCACGCCGGCCGCCACGCACTCCGCCGAGCAGAACGAGGGCACGCCGGCCGCGGACACCCAGGACGTCCCTGACATCGCGGCCGACCACGCCTACCTCCTGGACGCCCGTGACGGCAGCCAGGAGCGCGAGATGTGGGCCGGGGCCAAGGCCGACGAGAGTGTGTCGATGGCCAGCACGACGAAGATCATGACGGCCGTGGTCGTGCTCAAGCACCCGGAGTGGCTCGACCGGCAGGTCACGGTCAAGCAGGAGTACCGGGACTACGTCCAGGCGAACGGCGCGAGCACGGCCGACCTCCAGACCGGCGACAAGCTGACCGTCCGCCAGCTGCTGCACGCCATGCTGATCCCCTCCGGCGGAGACGCCGCCATGGCCCTCGCCGACAACTACGGCGTCGGGTCCACCACGGAGGCGCGCATCGCCGACTTCGAGCGCCAAATGAACGCCGAGGCCGCGCAGCTGGGCATGACCGGCACCCACTTCGACTCGTTCGACGGCATCTCGCACGGCGACAACCGCAGCACCGCCCGCGATCTCGCCAAGCTCGGCCAGCGCGCCATGCTCCAGCCGGTCTTCGCCGACGTGGTGAAGCAGAAGAAGTACGAGGCCGAGGCCCCGGCGGCCAACGGCCACACCCGGTACTACACCTGGGAAAACACCAACGACCTGCTCGGCACCTACGACGGCGCCCTGGGCATCAAGACCGGCAGCGGCGAAGAGGCCGGCTACTCCCTCGTCTTCGCCGCGAAGCGCGACAACCGCACCCTGGTCGGCGCGATCATCGGCGCCGACAAGGAGGTCTTCGGCGACGCCACGAAGGTGCTCGACTGGGGCTTCGCGCACTGA
- a CDS encoding PTS ascorbate transporter subunit IIC, with protein sequence MHSLVDIAKFIVNEILSVPAYLIGIITAVGLIALKKTAGQVIGGAIKATLGFLLIGAGATLVTNSLAPLGTMITGATGSHGVIPTNEAIVGIAQAEYGSRVAWLMILGFLVSLLLARFTPLSYVFLTGHHMLFMATLLTMVMATAGVTSWVVVVAGAVLLGIMLVAMPAFAHPWTKRVTGNNTVAVGHFGTAGYILSGATGQAVGKKSRSTEEMNLPEGLRFLRDSMVATALSMLLIYMIMAIVFLAKVGKTEAFKAFATDGGTASTGVGNYLMSSVNQGLQFGIAVAVILFGVRTILGELVPAFQGIAQKVVPGAIPALDAPIVFPYAQNAVLVGFICSFVGGLVSLGLLVGVFKPAFGTALVLPGLVPHFFTGGAAGVFGNATGGRRGAALGSFLNGVLITFLPAFLLGVLGSFGSANTTFGDADFGWLGLILGNVAKAGDVAGVILMLVVGLVILAGAITWQKRVVDTGWDPGAKRAALLPPEDRPEQHDDSAGGGTSVSRTYSKIAPPAGAPVPPPPPED encoded by the coding sequence ATGCACTCCCTTGTGGACATCGCGAAATTCATCGTCAACGAGATCCTCAGCGTCCCCGCCTATCTCATCGGCATCATCACGGCCGTCGGCCTCATCGCCCTGAAGAAGACCGCGGGCCAGGTCATCGGCGGAGCCATCAAGGCGACCCTCGGCTTTCTGCTGATCGGCGCGGGCGCGACCCTGGTCACCAACTCGCTCGCCCCGCTCGGCACGATGATCACCGGCGCCACCGGTTCGCACGGTGTGATCCCCACCAACGAGGCAATCGTCGGCATCGCGCAGGCCGAGTACGGCTCGCGCGTGGCGTGGCTGATGATCCTCGGCTTCCTCGTCAGCCTGCTGCTCGCCCGCTTCACCCCGCTCTCGTACGTATTCCTGACCGGCCATCACATGCTGTTCATGGCAACGCTGTTGACGATGGTGATGGCCACCGCGGGCGTCACCTCATGGGTCGTGGTCGTCGCAGGCGCGGTGCTCCTCGGCATCATGCTCGTCGCGATGCCCGCCTTCGCCCATCCCTGGACCAAGCGCGTCACCGGCAACAACACCGTCGCCGTGGGGCACTTCGGGACCGCCGGGTACATCCTCTCCGGTGCCACCGGTCAGGCCGTCGGCAAGAAGAGCCGCTCGACGGAGGAGATGAACCTGCCCGAGGGCCTGCGCTTCCTGCGTGACTCGATGGTGGCCACCGCCCTGTCGATGCTGCTCATCTACATGATCATGGCCATCGTCTTCCTCGCGAAGGTCGGGAAGACGGAGGCGTTCAAGGCGTTCGCGACGGACGGCGGCACGGCCTCCACCGGTGTCGGCAACTACCTGATGTCATCGGTCAATCAGGGTCTCCAGTTCGGCATCGCCGTCGCCGTCATCCTGTTCGGTGTCCGCACGATCCTCGGCGAGCTGGTCCCCGCCTTCCAGGGCATCGCGCAGAAGGTCGTGCCCGGCGCCATCCCCGCCCTGGACGCCCCGATCGTCTTCCCCTACGCCCAGAACGCCGTGCTCGTCGGCTTCATCTGCTCGTTCGTCGGCGGCCTTGTCAGCCTCGGGCTGCTCGTCGGTGTGTTCAAGCCCGCGTTCGGCACGGCCCTCGTGCTGCCGGGGCTCGTCCCGCACTTCTTCACCGGTGGCGCGGCGGGTGTCTTCGGCAACGCGACGGGCGGGCGGCGCGGGGCGGCGCTCGGCTCGTTCCTCAACGGTGTGCTGATCACGTTCCTGCCCGCGTTCCTGCTGGGCGTCCTCGGCTCGTTCGGCTCGGCCAACACCACGTTCGGCGACGCCGACTTCGGCTGGCTCGGCCTGATCCTCGGCAACGTCGCCAAGGCGGGTGATGTCGCGGGCGTGATCCTCATGCTCGTCGTCGGCCTGGTGATCCTGGCCGGGGCCATCACATGGCAGAAGCGGGTCGTGGACACCGGCTGGGACCCGGGCGCCAAGCGCGCCGCGCTGTTGCCGCCGGAGGACCGCCCGGAGCAGCACGACGACTCCGCGGGCGGCGGGACCTCGGTCTCCCGCACGTACTCGAAGATCGCACCTCCGGCGGGTGCCCCGGTGCCGCCGCCTCCGCCTGAGGACTGA
- a CDS encoding PTS sugar transporter subunit IIA: protein MSELSDLIPVEAIRLDVAAPDWQSAVRTAGDLLVSTDVSTDTYTEEMLRNVEENGPYIVIAPGFAFAHARPSPAVRRTGMSWVRLSTPVNFGHETNDPVHLVVALAAADAGAHTQAMGALARLLADPDTSAALDHAPTPEALRQILVGDTTPEPESESDSAAAPAAAPRPSDAAPERPAAKGSAHGMHKILTVCGNGVGTSLFLKSTLDKVLDRWKWGRYITTEATDTISAKGKASEAVAIMTSREIARTLGDVGVPVRVIEDFTSTKEVDAAMRDLYDV from the coding sequence ATGAGTGAACTGAGCGACCTGATCCCCGTCGAGGCCATCCGCCTCGACGTGGCCGCCCCCGACTGGCAGTCCGCCGTGCGCACCGCCGGTGACCTGCTCGTCTCCACGGATGTCAGCACGGACACCTACACCGAGGAGATGCTCCGCAACGTCGAGGAGAACGGCCCCTACATCGTCATCGCGCCCGGCTTCGCCTTCGCGCACGCCCGGCCCTCCCCCGCCGTCCGGCGTACGGGCATGTCATGGGTCCGGCTCTCGACGCCGGTGAACTTCGGGCACGAGACGAACGACCCGGTCCACCTCGTGGTAGCGCTCGCCGCCGCGGACGCCGGGGCACACACCCAGGCGATGGGCGCCCTCGCCCGCCTGCTCGCCGACCCGGACACCTCCGCGGCCCTCGACCACGCCCCGACACCGGAGGCCCTGCGGCAGATCCTTGTAGGGGACACGACGCCGGAGCCGGAGTCGGAGTCAGATTCGGCAGCAGCACCGGCAGCGGCGCCGAGACCGTCCGACGCCGCCCCCGAACGGCCCGCCGCCAAGGGCTCCGCCCACGGCATGCACAAGATCCTGACCGTGTGCGGCAACGGCGTCGGCACGAGCCTCTTCCTCAAGTCGACGCTGGACAAGGTGCTCGACCGCTGGAAGTGGGGCCGGTACATCACCACCGAGGCGACCGACACCATCTCCGCGAAGGGCAAGGCGTCCGAGGCGGTGGCCATCATGACGTCGCGGGAGATCGCGCGGACGCTCGGCGACGTAGGGGTGCCGGTGCGGGTGATCGAGGACTTCACCAGCACCAAGGAGGTGGACGCGGCGATGCGCGACCTCTACGACGTCTGA